In Leisingera sp. NJS204, the following are encoded in one genomic region:
- the rimP gene encoding ribosome maturation factor RimP: MTNDLIAKAAIDRRLAEIIIPVIEDLGYELVRIRLMSGKATTLQIMADKPDGGIEVDDCAVISNAVSAALDVEDPILDAYALEVSSPGIDRPLTRLKDFDMFEGYEAKLETDELVGGRRRFKGELAGTEEDEVLINIEDQGENMTIGLKFDWLSDAKLVLTDDLIKEMLRQRKEAGTLNEDAFDEIETEESEEENK, from the coding sequence ATGACCAACGACCTGATTGCCAAAGCTGCCATCGACCGGCGTCTGGCCGAGATCATCATCCCGGTGATTGAGGATCTGGGTTATGAGCTGGTGCGGATCCGGCTGATGTCTGGTAAGGCGACCACATTGCAAATCATGGCTGACAAGCCGGATGGCGGCATCGAGGTGGATGATTGCGCCGTGATCTCGAATGCGGTCAGCGCGGCACTGGACGTCGAGGATCCGATCCTTGACGCCTATGCGCTGGAAGTGTCGAGCCCCGGCATCGACCGGCCGCTGACCCGGCTGAAAGATTTTGATATGTTCGAGGGCTATGAGGCCAAGCTCGAAACCGACGAGCTGGTCGGCGGCCGCCGCCGCTTTAAGGGCGAGCTGGCGGGCACCGAGGAAGACGAAGTCCTGATCAACATCGAAGATCAGGGCGAAAACATGACCATTGGTTTGAAATTTGACTGGCTGAGCGACGCCAAGCTGGTTCTGACCGATGATCTGATCAAGGAAATGCTGCGCCAGCGCAAAGAGGCCGGCACGCTCAACGAAGACGCATTCGACGAAATCGAGACCGAAGAGTCCGAAGAGGAGAACAAGTAA
- a CDS encoding RNA polymerase sigma factor, producing MQTGRRDRADDLAQMTCLRALEKHAGYQPGTHLDRWMFRIAHRLWLNELRATAVRTGGGLVALEETEIPDQRVNTETNIFARQVFSKVGELPESQRVTVLLVYVEGFAYKEAAEILNIPIGTVMSRLAAARKKIAGELAETETGT from the coding sequence ATGCAGACCGGGCGGCGTGACCGGGCGGACGATCTGGCGCAAATGACTTGTCTGCGGGCGTTGGAAAAACACGCAGGATATCAGCCTGGCACGCATCTGGACCGCTGGATGTTCCGGATCGCGCACCGGCTGTGGCTGAACGAGCTGCGGGCAACGGCCGTGCGCACCGGCGGCGGGTTGGTGGCGCTGGAAGAAACCGAGATTCCGGATCAGCGCGTAAACACGGAAACGAATATTTTTGCCCGTCAGGTGTTTTCAAAGGTAGGGGAGCTGCCTGAAAGCCAAAGGGTCACGGTTCTGCTCGTCTATGTCGAAGGCTTTGCCTACAAGGAGGCAGCGGAAATCCTGAATATCCCCATCGGCACGGTGATGAGCAGACTGGCGGCCGCCCGCAAGAAGATTGCGGGTGAGTTGGCGGAAACGGAGACGGGAACATGA
- the pip gene encoding prolyl aminopeptidase — MDRYPDQKRAVHYLYPPVEPFDQRMIDAGQGHNIYAEQSGNPNGIPVIVCHGGPGGGSSPAMRRYFDPHVYRIILFDQRGCGRSRPYASCESNTTWHLVADMELIRRQLGIESWILFGGSWGATLALIYAQTHPGRVQQIILRGVFLMTKAELDWFYGGGAGKFWPETWAKFVSLIPDAERSDMIAAYHKRLFSGDLDEEVRYGRAWSAWENALASVHSNGQSGESPGDYARAFARLENHYFINSGFLDYDGQILANMDRISHIPGVIVQGRYDMICPPTSAWRLNELWPNAELKMVRNAGHALSEPGISAELVRAMDRIAGELVP, encoded by the coding sequence ATGGATAGATACCCGGACCAAAAGCGCGCTGTGCATTATCTTTATCCGCCGGTCGAGCCTTTTGACCAGCGCATGATCGACGCAGGCCAGGGCCACAATATATATGCCGAACAAAGCGGCAATCCCAATGGCATTCCCGTGATTGTGTGCCATGGCGGCCCCGGCGGCGGCAGCAGCCCGGCGATGCGGCGGTATTTCGATCCGCATGTGTATCGAATCATCCTGTTCGATCAGCGCGGCTGCGGCCGCTCGCGCCCCTATGCGTCATGCGAGAGCAACACCACCTGGCATCTGGTTGCCGATATGGAGCTGATCCGCCGCCAGCTGGGCATCGAGTCCTGGATCCTGTTCGGCGGCAGCTGGGGAGCGACACTGGCGTTGATTTACGCCCAGACCCACCCCGGCCGGGTCCAGCAGATTATCCTGCGCGGCGTGTTCCTGATGACCAAGGCTGAGCTGGATTGGTTCTATGGCGGCGGTGCCGGCAAGTTCTGGCCCGAAACCTGGGCCAAATTCGTTTCGCTGATCCCCGATGCAGAGCGCAGCGACATGATCGCCGCCTATCACAAGCGGCTGTTTTCCGGCGATCTGGATGAAGAAGTGCGTTATGGCCGGGCCTGGTCAGCCTGGGAAAACGCGTTGGCGTCGGTGCATTCCAACGGCCAGAGCGGCGAAAGCCCCGGCGATTATGCACGTGCCTTTGCCCGGTTGGAGAATCACTATTTCATCAATAGCGGTTTCCTCGATTACGACGGTCAGATCCTCGCCAATATGGACCGGATCTCTCATATCCCCGGCGTTATTGTGCAGGGGCGTTATGATATGATCTGCCCGCCGACTTCGGCTTGGCGCCTGAATGAGCTGTGGCCAAATGCGGAGTTGAAGATGGTGCGCAATGCCGGCCATGCTTTGTCGGAGCCGGGAATCAGCGCTGAGCTGGTTCGGGCGATGGACCGGATTGCAGGAGAGCTTGTGCCATGA
- the nusA gene encoding transcription termination factor NusA, translating to MAITSANQLELLQTAEAVAREKMIDPGLVIEAMEESLARAAKSRYGAEMDIRVSIDRKTGRAKFTRVRTVVADEELENYQAELTVEQARQYMANPEVGQTYVEEVPPVEMGRIAAQSAKQVILQKVREAERDRQFEEFKDRAGTIINGLVKREEYGNVIVDVGAGEAILRRNEKIGRESYRPNDRVRCYIKDVRREPRGPQIFLSRTAPEFMAELFKMEVPEIYDGIIDIKAVARDPGSRAKIAVISYDGSIDPVGACVGMRGSRVQAVVNELQGEKIDIIPWNEDQPTFLVNALQPAEVTKVVLDEEAGKIEVVVPEEQLSLAIGRRGQNVRLASQLTNLDIDIMTEEEESARRQKEFEARTKLFMETLDLDEFFAQLLVSEGFTNLEEVAYVELDELLVIDGVDEGTAGELQARARDYLEAKAKAALDAARELGAEDSLIQFEGLTPQMVEALAKDDVKSLEDFATCADWELAGGWTNDGGERVKDDGILEPFGMTLEQAQDMVMTARIMLGWVDPAELEEDAAEDEDTGEEEGEA from the coding sequence ATGGCTATCACCTCTGCAAACCAGCTGGAGCTGTTGCAAACCGCCGAGGCCGTGGCGCGCGAAAAGATGATCGACCCCGGTCTGGTCATCGAGGCGATGGAAGAGAGCCTCGCCCGTGCGGCCAAAAGCCGCTACGGCGCCGAAATGGACATTCGCGTATCGATTGACCGCAAGACCGGCCGGGCGAAATTCACCCGCGTGCGCACTGTCGTGGCGGATGAAGAGCTGGAAAACTATCAGGCTGAGCTGACCGTCGAACAGGCCCGCCAGTACATGGCGAATCCTGAAGTAGGCCAGACCTATGTCGAGGAAGTGCCGCCGGTTGAAATGGGCCGGATCGCCGCCCAGTCGGCCAAGCAGGTGATTCTGCAGAAGGTCCGCGAAGCAGAGCGTGACCGCCAGTTCGAAGAATTCAAAGACCGCGCCGGCACCATCATCAATGGTCTGGTCAAGCGCGAGGAATACGGCAACGTCATCGTCGATGTGGGCGCTGGCGAGGCCATCCTGCGCCGCAATGAAAAAATCGGCCGCGAAAGCTATCGCCCGAACGACCGTGTGCGCTGCTACATCAAGGACGTGCGCCGCGAGCCGCGCGGCCCGCAGATTTTCCTGTCGCGCACCGCGCCGGAATTCATGGCCGAACTGTTCAAGATGGAAGTGCCGGAAATCTATGACGGCATCATTGATATCAAGGCCGTTGCCCGTGATCCCGGTTCGCGCGCCAAGATTGCTGTTATCTCCTATGACGGCTCGATCGACCCGGTCGGTGCCTGTGTTGGTATGCGCGGCTCCCGCGTGCAGGCTGTGGTGAACGAGCTGCAGGGCGAAAAGATCGACATCATCCCGTGGAACGAAGACCAGCCGACTTTCCTGGTGAACGCGCTTCAGCCTGCCGAAGTAACCAAGGTTGTGCTGGATGAAGAAGCCGGCAAAATCGAAGTTGTGGTGCCTGAAGAGCAGCTGAGCCTGGCCATTGGCCGCCGCGGCCAGAACGTCCGCCTGGCATCGCAGCTGACCAACCTCGACATCGATATCATGACCGAGGAAGAAGAATCGGCTCGCCGCCAGAAGGAATTCGAGGCGCGCACCAAACTGTTCATGGAAACCCTGGATCTGGACGAGTTCTTTGCCCAGCTGCTGGTTTCCGAAGGCTTTACCAATCTCGAAGAAGTCGCCTATGTCGAACTCGACGAGCTGCTGGTCATCGACGGTGTTGACGAAGGCACCGCCGGGGAATTGCAGGCCCGTGCCCGCGATTACCTGGAGGCCAAGGCCAAGGCGGCCTTGGATGCGGCTCGCGAATTGGGCGCCGAAGACAGCCTGATTCAGTTCGAGGGCCTGACCCCGCAGATGGTAGAGGCACTGGCCAAGGACGACGTAAAGTCGCTGGAAGATTTCGCCACTTGTGCGGACTGGGAACTGGCCGGCGGCTGGACCAACGATGGCGGCGAACGGGTCAAGGACGATGGTATTCTGGAACCGTTCGGTATGACGCTGGAACAGGCGCAGGACATGGTGATGACTGCCCGCATCATGCTGGGCTGGGTTGATCCGGCTGAACTGGAAGAAGACGCGGCAGAAGACGAAGACACTGGCGAAGAGGAAGGCGAAGCCTGA
- a CDS encoding c-type cytochrome yields MLNSLFRGVSVAALVFAGQAALSADWVLDGASSKLAFGSVKKDTVGEVHSFEELTGSVSNDGTVTVAISLPSVETFIDIRNERMIEHVFNGEALATLTAKVDIAALEALPAGGTMVSDVEGKLSLLGRDIPVETEMFVARLSDRKVMVTTNDLLFLGVEDAGLTKGVDILQELAKLSGITRTVPVTARFVFEAGSDTAQASPAAQETEVALSGDPAKGKKVFRKCQACHSFEEGKNGTGPSLHGIIDAGSAAADGFKYSGAFQDANLTWSEAQLAAFLSDPKSVVPGNRMGFKGLKKDDDIQNVIAYIRQES; encoded by the coding sequence ATGCTCAACTCACTGTTTCGTGGCGTTTCTGTTGCAGCGCTGGTTTTTGCGGGTCAAGCCGCGCTGTCGGCAGACTGGGTGCTGGACGGCGCAAGCTCCAAGCTCGCCTTTGGCTCAGTTAAAAAAGACACAGTGGGCGAGGTGCACAGCTTTGAAGAGCTGACCGGCAGCGTAAGCAATGACGGCACTGTCACTGTGGCAATTTCGCTGCCATCGGTGGAGACCTTTATTGATATCCGCAATGAACGGATGATTGAACATGTGTTCAATGGCGAGGCTCTGGCGACGCTGACGGCCAAGGTCGACATCGCCGCGCTGGAGGCGCTGCCAGCAGGCGGTACAATGGTTTCGGATGTGGAAGGCAAGCTGAGCCTGCTGGGGCGCGATATTCCTGTGGAAACGGAAATGTTTGTGGCCCGCCTGTCAGACCGGAAGGTCATGGTCACCACCAATGATCTGCTGTTTCTGGGTGTCGAGGACGCGGGTCTGACCAAAGGCGTTGATATCCTGCAAGAGCTTGCGAAACTCTCCGGCATTACCCGCACCGTCCCGGTTACCGCCCGGTTTGTGTTTGAAGCTGGAAGCGACACCGCCCAGGCGTCCCCTGCAGCACAGGAGACTGAGGTGGCGCTGTCAGGCGATCCGGCCAAAGGCAAGAAAGTATTCCGCAAGTGCCAGGCCTGCCACAGCTTTGAAGAAGGTAAAAACGGCACCGGCCCCAGCCTGCACGGTATCATCGATGCTGGCTCCGCCGCCGCCGATGGCTTTAAATACTCAGGCGCCTTTCAGGATGCCAACCTGACCTGGAGCGAGGCACAGCTAGCGGCCTTTCTTTCAGATCCCAAGAGTGTGGTGCCCGGCAACCGCATGGGATTCAAAGGTTTAAAGAAAGATGACGATATCCAGAACGTTATTGCCTACATCCGTCAGGAAAGCTGA
- a CDS encoding anti-sigma factor family protein has product MNEAQAAFTDEELTSYLDGEADNALRSRVELALSTDAALAQRLQTLDMPVAALRDVFSAAALGAPQMPEGLIPASRPARAPLRLIAGMAMAFGLGVLSTYMLQPGPQPQTAPGWKAVVASYQSLYITDTVANGSQPTEVTAEVLDGFSSGQGVDLSPAQTVEGLEFKRAQLLGFKGKPLLQMAYLGPDGVPVAFCIIRSSGADKAMQSEVLAGMAAASWVSDGIGYLVIGGQDQGFVDGVAADLQGKLG; this is encoded by the coding sequence ATGAATGAAGCGCAAGCGGCATTCACCGATGAAGAGCTGACATCCTACCTGGATGGCGAGGCGGATAACGCCCTGCGCAGCCGGGTCGAGCTTGCGCTGAGCACGGATGCGGCTTTGGCGCAGCGTCTGCAGACATTGGATATGCCGGTGGCTGCATTGCGGGATGTCTTTTCTGCCGCGGCGCTGGGCGCCCCGCAGATGCCGGAGGGGCTGATTCCCGCATCCCGCCCCGCCCGTGCGCCGCTGCGGCTGATTGCCGGAATGGCGATGGCTTTTGGCCTTGGTGTTCTTTCCACCTACATGCTGCAGCCCGGACCCCAGCCGCAAACGGCGCCGGGATGGAAGGCGGTCGTGGCATCTTATCAGTCGCTCTATATCACCGACACTGTCGCGAACGGCAGTCAGCCGACCGAAGTGACAGCCGAAGTGCTGGACGGTTTCAGCAGCGGCCAGGGCGTGGACTTGTCTCCTGCTCAAACTGTCGAAGGGCTGGAATTCAAACGCGCCCAGTTGCTGGGTTTCAAAGGCAAGCCTCTATTGCAAATGGCTTATCTTGGCCCGGACGGCGTGCCGGTGGCCTTCTGTATCATTCGGTCCTCTGGGGCCGATAAGGCGATGCAAAGCGAGGTTTTGGCTGGCATGGCCGCTGCCTCATGGGTCAGTGATGGCATCGGTTATCTGGTGATTGGCGGTCAGGATCAGGGCTTTGTGGATGGCGTTGCTGCGGATCTTCAAGGCAAGCTGGGGTAG
- a CDS encoding RNA-binding protein produces the protein MTRGGATKDRTDDSERKCIATGEIQPKQGLIRFVMGPDGQVVPDVMGKLPGRGVYVASSRAALDTAVKKKLFARGFKAQVQVPEELVQEVERQVVRRLIELISLARKSGDAVSGFERVKDWLYKEDARVLIQASDGSGRGKSKLSTPYKGKFIGCLTADELGMAFGRQTAIHAALASGGLSKRVVDEAQRLQGLREMVGGDGRTEG, from the coding sequence ATGACACGCGGCGGCGCCACAAAAGACCGGACCGACGACAGCGAGCGTAAATGCATCGCAACCGGCGAGATCCAGCCCAAACAGGGCCTCATCCGTTTTGTGATGGGTCCTGACGGGCAAGTTGTGCCTGATGTGATGGGCAAGCTGCCCGGCCGTGGTGTCTATGTGGCCTCCAGCCGGGCCGCATTGGATACCGCGGTCAAGAAGAAGCTGTTTGCCCGCGGCTTCAAGGCCCAGGTCCAGGTGCCGGAGGAATTGGTTCAGGAAGTTGAGCGGCAGGTTGTCCGCCGGCTTATTGAACTGATCAGCCTGGCGCGTAAATCGGGTGATGCGGTGTCCGGTTTTGAGCGGGTGAAAGACTGGCTTTACAAAGAGGATGCCCGGGTGCTGATCCAGGCGTCCGACGGGTCTGGCCGCGGAAAGTCGAAGCTGAGCACCCCCTACAAGGGCAAATTCATCGGCTGCCTCACGGCGGACGAGCTGGGAATGGCATTTGGGCGCCAAACTGCAATACATGCCGCCCTCGCCTCTGGCGGACTCAGCAAACGTGTTGTAGATGAGGCGCAACGACTGCAAGGTTTGCGCGAAATGGTGGGCGGCGACGGCCGCACGGAAGGATAA
- a CDS encoding ABC transporter substrate-binding protein — MTRIDRRALFTSGAAAALLAAAGGAVNASPKAGGALRLAVPRDGGLLEQAARYAVYDTLTEIAPDGLLRGELAAGWHSTPDAKTWTFDLRAGVDFHDGSLLTAEDAAASLLAQGITGAEVRAVTALGNLQLLVELSQSNPHLPYLLAGADLMIAPAGELPAPLSAAIGTGCYKVERAREGRHFRASRVAKHYKSGIAGWVETVEIIVIPDAAVRAEALRDGYVDVAALPEPRGLLKRGEFLYHPSSSNMALAARHNVGIPRKVGQRTPLDDGRIAERWWMA, encoded by the coding sequence ATGACGCGCATTGACCGCCGCGCGCTGTTCACCTCGGGTGCTGCCGCAGCCCTGCTGGCGGCGGCTGGCGGGGCCGTAAATGCATCGCCCAAGGCCGGTGGCGCGCTGCGTCTTGCGGTTCCCCGCGACGGCGGGCTTTTGGAACAAGCCGCACGTTACGCGGTCTATGACACGCTGACAGAAATTGCCCCTGATGGTTTGCTGCGCGGAGAATTGGCTGCAGGCTGGCATTCGACGCCGGACGCCAAAACCTGGACCTTTGATTTGCGTGCGGGCGTGGATTTTCATGACGGCTCACTGCTCACAGCAGAGGATGCAGCCGCGTCGCTTTTGGCACAAGGCATTACCGGGGCTGAAGTGCGCGCGGTCACTGCGTTGGGCAACCTGCAATTGCTGGTGGAATTGTCGCAGTCCAATCCGCATTTGCCCTACCTTTTGGCTGGTGCCGATCTGATGATTGCACCCGCTGGTGAACTGCCGGCACCGCTGTCCGCTGCGATTGGCACGGGGTGCTACAAGGTGGAACGAGCCCGGGAAGGCCGCCATTTCCGCGCGTCCCGAGTTGCAAAACACTACAAATCCGGCATCGCGGGCTGGGTAGAAACGGTAGAGATTATTGTGATTCCTGATGCCGCAGTCCGTGCCGAAGCGCTGCGGGACGGGTACGTTGATGTCGCGGCATTGCCGGAACCGCGCGGACTGCTGAAGCGCGGGGAATTCCTGTATCATCCATCTTCCAGCAATATGGCTTTGGCCGCCCGGCACAATGTCGGCATTCCGCGGAAAGTAGGTCAGCGCACACCGCTTGACGATGGCCGCATTGCCGAGCGCTGGTGGATGGCCTGA